Within the Photobacterium swingsii genome, the region AGTCTTAACGGCAGAAAGTGGCCCTCAAGCCTTATCGCTCATGGAACAACACCAGCCAGCATTAATTCTACTCGATATCATGATGCCAGAAATGAGCGGCTATGAAGTGTGCCAGCATTTACGCCAACAATACGATTTACGAGAATTACCTATCATTATGCTCTCAGCACTTGGACAAGTGCAGGATCGAGTAAAGGGCTTTGAATATGGCGCCAATGATTATTTAGCTAAGCCCTTTAATAAAGAAGAATTAATTGCCCGTATTGGTGCCCATATTCAGGCAGGAAAAACTGAGCAGCAACGCCAGCAAAACCAAATGCTACAACAGGAAATTGACCGCAGAGAGCAAGTGGAAGAAGGCTTATTGGAAACTCAAACTCGCTTGATGGGTTTACTGGAATCCACCAGCGAGGCCATTGTTTGTGTGCAAAATGAAGGCCGGGTACGTTACGCAAATGCAGCGGCAGGAAAGCTCTTTAAGCGAGCACCAGAGCAACTAGAGCGCCATACAATCGATGATATCTTAATGACGCACTTACCCGATGACATTAGCCAAAGCCATCATTTCAACGGCCAACTCACCTTTAGAATTGGCGATGAGCTTAAAGCACTTGATACCGATGTGATTAACCTACCCGAAGAATCTGGACTAAAAAGGATGTTTATCTTTGATAACGTCGGTCCTTCCGCTCAGCACCGAATTAGTGAACTAGAAAGCGCCATTGATGTGCTGTCAGGATTTGCCTTTGATGGCGATAGAAATAACCTGCAACAGCTGCGCGAACTCGGCGGTGAATTCACACGCTTGGCCGATAAACTTGGTAGCGATAATAAAGATAGGGGCAGCATAGTACGGGAATTACTGGTAGATGTGATGAAAACAACCCTTTCTACTTGGGAAGAAACAACACAAAAAACCAAGTTTGATCTGGCCGAAGAAAGTGGCTTATGGCGCGTCTACCTCGACCGTAGCACGCTTCAAACACGCACATTAGACAAATACTTACATGTTGAAACGCTACCCAAAACGCCACGTTGGCGCACGGTACTGAGCACCATTAACTTTGTTATGGCACGCTGTGATGAACAGTCTACCGCTTACCAATCACTCTTAGTTAAACGCGACAAACTACAGCACCTTATTACTCAATAAGTCTATGGTTCTCCTAAAGCCTATCGTGCCCCAAGCCCACAGAAGATAAATTTCTGCGGGCTTTTTACTTTTCATTCAATAAAAAACAACCTCACTACCTTCAGCAGGTAGCCTTAAATATCTTAGTCCTATCTAAGGTTTTGAGCTCACGACAGCCTTCACAGCCCGCGAGATTTATAGCTCCCCACAAGCCAATAATAGCCACGCTCTAACACGCTTAAGTGGGTTTTACTCTCTGTCCAATAACGATAATACCAAGCAAACACAGCGGCTCAGAAGGACTAATTTCACGCTTGAAAAAAGCCTAAAAACCACCTTCAAACCAGTCAAAACAGGGTTCATTAAGTGGTGAAAAATAGTGCAAAAAAGCGCATTTATTACCAATCAATAAAAATATTGTGGTTTATGAGAAGCGAATCACAACAAATTCTCACGATAAATTTTCCGCAAGGAATTAACTAAAAAACAGCTATTGAGTTACATCACAAAAGAAAACCCTAGCTAATAAAACCCAGTCAAAACAAAACCCAAAAAGTTAGTAACCACCAACAAATCTAATGTAACAACCAATTACAAACGTGATGGAAAACACACTCCATTAATACCGCTATTCTCTCAAGCAAACGTAAAATAACGTTTTTAACGTCACCTATTGATGTTTTAACGTTTTTAACGAGCGAGCAGATTGACGATTTTCCGTTTCAGGCGTTTCCTTAAGGGACTGAGAGCCTACACGACCATTTGAAAGAACCACGGTTGGTTTCCTTCATAGTAGGTTCGATATGTCCGGAACTTATTTCCATTAAGTGAAACTAAGCACAAGTAAGGAACAGCTATGCTTGCCAATATTAAGAAAACCAAGTTAGCACTTGCGGTAGTTGCCGCTGCTACTACAGTATTTACAGCGCCAATTGCCGCTGCTGCTGATCGTAGTGAACTGACTATGGTACCTAAGTTCTACCCTACATTTGTTCGTAACTTTAACCCTTACCTGCAAACTCAATTAGATACAGTTCAAGATTTCATCTACGAGCCACTTGTCGTATTCAATGAGTTAAAAGGTAATCAGCCTGTCATGCGTTTGGCGAAAGACTACTATATGTCTGACGACCTAATGAAAGTGACATTTGAGATTCGCGATGGCGTTAAGTGGTCTGATGGTAAGGCCTTTACCGCGCAAGATGTAGCCTTCACTTTCGACATGCTAAAAGAATACCCAGAGCTAGACCGCACAGGGATTAACAAGCGCCTAAAAAGTGTGAAAGCATCGGGTGATAAAGTCACGTTTGAACTCACAGAAGCTAACTCAAACGTTCCTTACCTAATCTCTAAAGTATCTGTTGTTGCTAAGCACATTTGGGACAAAATTGACGATCCAACACGCTTTACCAACACCAACCCTGTTGGTACGGGTCCATTCACTGAAATCGAAACATTCACCCCACAACTTTATACGCAGTGTCGTAACCCTAACTACTGGGATAATGGCAACCTAGAGGTTGATTGTCTTCGCCTACCACAAGTTGCTGGTAATGATCAGTTCCTAGGTCAGGTACTAAGCGGTCAATTCGACTGGACTTACTCTTTCATTCCTGATGTAGACAGCACATACGCAGCAGCAAGCCCGAACAATAAGTACTGGTACCCAGCAGGCGGTAGCCAAGCATTTATGTTCAACTACAAGTCTCCAAATGCGGGCAACGCTGAAGCGATCAATAACATTGATTTCCGTCGTGCATTCTCTATGGCTATCGACCGTGAAACCATCATCGATATCGCATTCTACGGCGGCGGTGTTGTGAATGATTACGCATCAGGTCTTGGTCAAGCATTCGAATCATGGTCTGACGAAAAGATTCATAACAAGTACAAGCCTTACATGACTTACAACGTCAATAATGCCAAGGCTCTTCTTAAGAAAGCTGGCTTTAAAGATCGTAATGGCGATGGCTTTGTAGAAACCCCATCAGGTAAGAAACTTGAGCTAGTGATCCAATCACCAAACGGTTGGACTGACTTCAACAACACAGTGCAGCTAAGTGTTGAAATGCTTGAAGAAGTCGGTATCAAAGCAAAAGCAAGCACACCAGATTTCTCGGTATACAACCAAACCATGCTAGATGCGAAGTACGACGTGGCTTACACCAACTACTTCCACGGTGCGGATCCATACACTTACTGGGATAGTGCATACCATTCACGCTTCCAAGCAAACGAAGGCATGCCTCGTTTCGCACTTCACTACTGGAAGAGCGCAGAGCTAGATAAGCTGCTTGATGGCTTCTACAAAACAGCAGACCGTGATGAACAAGTTCAGATCGCACATAAGATCCAGAAAATCATCGCAGAAAACCAAGTGACCGTTCCTGTAATGTCTGGTGCGTACACTTCTCAATACAACACCTCTCGCTTTACAGGTTGGTGGAATGAGAAGAATCCGAAAGGTCGTCCAATGCCAATTACCAACACGCAAGAACGTCTGCTACAAGTACTTGATCTAAAACCTAAAGCATAATTTAGGTAACTAACTTGCGGTGTGCACCTTGCGCACCGCCTCTTCCCCCACTCTTTTGAAAGTTATGGCGCTTTGCGTCAGGGGGATTTCTGTCCTGAATCTAGCACAGGGATTAAATGCTGGATGATTAAGGTGTGAGTTATGGGATTCTTTATACGTCGGTTATCGTTTTATTTGATAGCACTTTTGTTTGCAATAACACTGAATTTTATTTTGCCGCGAGCAATGCCTGGTGACCCAGTGACTATGATGTTCGCCAATGCGTCGGTACAAGTCACCCCCGAGCGTATTGCGGCAATGAAAGAACTACTGGGCTTTGTTGATGGCCCTATTTATCAACAGTACTTTATTTACCTGAAAGGTATTTTGGCTTGGGATTTAGGTATCTCTATCCAAACCTTTCCACAAACCGTAAACGAAGTCATGGCTGGCGCTGTTGGTTGGTCACTGTTCCTAGCAGGTACTGCGGTTATCTTGGCATTCTGCTTAGGTTCTGTTTTGGGCATTTACGCGGCATGGAAACGTGGCAGTAAATATGATGCCTTTATTTCTCCAGGAATGATGGTTGTCCAAGCTGTACCACCTGTAGTTGTGGCCATGTTAGTACTCTATACCTTTGCTATCGGCACCAAATGGTTCCCATCAACCTACGCCTACACAGCAGGTACAACACCGGATTGGACCAGCTGGGCATTCCTCAAAGATGTGGCCTACCACGCTGTGCTACCGCTATTCTGTGCCACCATCATTCAAATCGGCGGCTTCTTGATCAACATGCGTAACAACATGATCAACTTGCTGAACGAAGACTACATCACCATGGCTAAAGGTAAGGGCCTGAGTGAAAGTCGCGTGGTATTCAACTACGCCGCGCGTAACGCCATGCTACCAAGTGTTACAGCACTCTCAATGGCATTAGGTATGGCAATCGGTGGGCAGTTAATCATCGAGATGATCTTTAACTACCCTGGCCTAGGTACAGTGTTACTGAATGCCATCAAAGCACGTGACTACCAAGTCCTACAAGGTCAGTTACTGATTATGACGCTGTTTATGCTGTTCTTTAACTTCTTAGCCGACATCCTCATCGTGGCACTTGACCCTCGCCTACGTAAAGGAGGCAAATAATATGAAAGGTTTAATTAAGTTACTCTCAAGCAACCCCAAAGCATTGTTTGGTTTATCGATTATCTTAGTCTTCATTTTTGGTGCCATTTTTGCCCCAGTGATCACTGAGCACGCTCCCAACAAACGCACAGGTAACCCGCACGAGTACCCAGCTTTTGTCGTAAAAGCGGCACAAAACAACCCTGATGGCTGGGTCGCAACCAACCTAGCAGATAGTAAACGTACACTGCGTATGTCAAAAGATGCGGACCATGTACTCGGCACGACACGCATGGGACGTGATGTCTGGTCACAAGTCGTTTACGGGGCGCGTACATCACTCGCTGTTGGTTTTGGCGCAGGTATCATGGTGTGCTTCCTTGCCACCATTATCGGGGTATCGGCTGGTTACTTTGGTGGACGGGTAGATGACATACTTTCTGCTGCGATGAACATCATGCTGGTTATACCGCAGATGCCCTTACTGTTCGTTATTGCCGCTTTCATTGGTGAAGCAGGGCCAACCACTATCGCCTTGGTTATTGGTATCACCTCCTGGGCTTGGGGTGCGCGGGTAGTTAGGGCGCAAACCCTCTCGATTCGAGAAAAAGAATTTATCAAAGCCGCTGAAGTGCTAGGGGAATCCTCAACGCGTATTATCTTTGTTGAAATTCTACCCAACCTCATCTCTATCGTGGGTGCAAGTTTCATTGGCTCAGTAATGCTCGCCATCATGACCGAAGCCACCTTGTCATTCCTTGGTCTCGGTAACCCGAGCACCATCAGTTGGGGCATCATGCTCTACAACGTACAAACCTCATCATCAATGCTAGTGGGCGCTTGGTGGGAACTACTGGTGCCATGTCTTGCACTGACTTTCATTGCTGTCGGTCTGGCTCTGCTTAACTTTGCTGTCGATGAAATTGCTAACCCACAACTGCGTTCACATAAAGGCATGCGCCGTTGGAAAAACCTTGCCAATAAACAAGCCAAAGCTCCAGCAATGACGGAAGCACCACAACCCGCTCTTCAAGGAGGCGATAAATAATGACTAATCCACAAATCTCCATTCGCAATCTCTGCGTGGATTACATTACTGATGCTGGTGATGTCCGCGCCGTGAACAACGTCAGTTTCGATATTGGTAAAGGCGAAATATTTGGGCTAGCAGGTGAATCGGGGTGCGGTAAATCCACCGTTGCGATGGCGTTAATGCGCCTTCATAAGCCACCAGCATTTATCACGGGCGGTGAAGTGATCTTCGATGGTCAGGGCGATATTTTGAAACTCAGCGAACCAGACATGACGGCTTTTCGCTGGAGCCAAATATCCATGGTGTTCCAAAGTGCCATGAATGCACTCAACCCTGTACTCACTATGGAAGAGCAATTCTGTGACGTACTTATGCGTCACACCAATATGAGCCGCAAAGATGCGATACGTCGCGCACAAGGCTTATTAGAGATCGTGGATATTCACCCTGATCGTTTACGCGATTACCCACACCAGTTCTCTGGGGGCATGCGTCAACGCTTGGTGATTGCCATCGCCCTGGCGCTTAATCCTAAGATGATCATCATGGATGAGCCAACCACAGCGTTGGATGTTGTCGTGCAGCGTGAAATTCTACAAAAGATCTATGCACTCAAAGAAGAGTTTGGATTTTCTATTTTATTCATCACCCATGACTTATCACTAATGGTCGAGTTCTCCGATCGTATTGGCATCATGTACTCAGGTGAATTAGTTGAAGTTGCACCATCAAAAGAAATACTGGAAAAACCGTTCCACCCTTACACAGAAGGCTTGGGTAGCTCATTCCCACCACTGACAGGGCCAAAAACGCGTTTAACAGGTATTCCTGGTAACCCCTTGAACTTATTAGAAGTACCGCAAGGTTGCCGCTTCCAAGCCCGTTGTAACAAAGTGCATGGCGCATGTTCTAGCATCCCTACTCAGCTTCGTCAGCTAGAACCACATCGCTTTTCAAACTGCCACCTATTCAATAAAAGCAGTTAATAAAAAAGAATTCAGTAAGGAAACATGATGAGCAAGCCACTAGGGTCACCAATTATTGAAGGGAAAAATCTCGTTAAAGATTTTCCCGTCAACAGCAACTCGTTAAAGAAATCAATGATGCGGGCCATCAATGATGTCTCATTCAAAATGTATAAAAGCCGCGGCTTATCCGTGGTCGGTGAATCAGGCTCTGGTAAATCAACCACGGCTAAAATGATAGCCAAAATGTACGCGCCAACCTCCGGTCACATTGAATACTTTGGCCGCGACATTGCAGAGATTGAAAATCATCAAGATCTGATGCAGTACCGCCAAGGCGTACAAATGGTATGGCAAGACCCATTCGGTTCATTAAACCCAACCCATACCATTTTTCACCATATTGCGCGTCCTTTGCTGATCCATAACAAAGTCAGCAAAACCAACAAAAAAGAGTTGGAAGAGCGGGTCTACAGCCTGCTTGAACAAGTGGGGTTAATACCACCTAAAGAAACCGCAGCAAAGTACCCGCACCAACTCTCCGGCGGTCAACGCCAGCGGGTTAACCTTGCACGTAACATTGCTGTTGGGGCCGAAGTTGTACTGGCAGACGAACCCACTTCAATGCTGGATGTGTCTATTCGTGCCGGTGTTCTTAACCTAATGGAAGAAATGA harbors:
- a CDS encoding ABC transporter substrate-binding protein, which translates into the protein MLANIKKTKLALAVVAAATTVFTAPIAAAADRSELTMVPKFYPTFVRNFNPYLQTQLDTVQDFIYEPLVVFNELKGNQPVMRLAKDYYMSDDLMKVTFEIRDGVKWSDGKAFTAQDVAFTFDMLKEYPELDRTGINKRLKSVKASGDKVTFELTEANSNVPYLISKVSVVAKHIWDKIDDPTRFTNTNPVGTGPFTEIETFTPQLYTQCRNPNYWDNGNLEVDCLRLPQVAGNDQFLGQVLSGQFDWTYSFIPDVDSTYAAASPNNKYWYPAGGSQAFMFNYKSPNAGNAEAINNIDFRRAFSMAIDRETIIDIAFYGGGVVNDYASGLGQAFESWSDEKIHNKYKPYMTYNVNNAKALLKKAGFKDRNGDGFVETPSGKKLELVIQSPNGWTDFNNTVQLSVEMLEEVGIKAKASTPDFSVYNQTMLDAKYDVAYTNYFHGADPYTYWDSAYHSRFQANEGMPRFALHYWKSAELDKLLDGFYKTADRDEQVQIAHKIQKIIAENQVTVPVMSGAYTSQYNTSRFTGWWNEKNPKGRPMPITNTQERLLQVLDLKPKA
- a CDS encoding ABC transporter permease, producing MGFFIRRLSFYLIALLFAITLNFILPRAMPGDPVTMMFANASVQVTPERIAAMKELLGFVDGPIYQQYFIYLKGILAWDLGISIQTFPQTVNEVMAGAVGWSLFLAGTAVILAFCLGSVLGIYAAWKRGSKYDAFISPGMMVVQAVPPVVVAMLVLYTFAIGTKWFPSTYAYTAGTTPDWTSWAFLKDVAYHAVLPLFCATIIQIGGFLINMRNNMINLLNEDYITMAKGKGLSESRVVFNYAARNAMLPSVTALSMALGMAIGGQLIIEMIFNYPGLGTVLLNAIKARDYQVLQGQLLIMTLFMLFFNFLADILIVALDPRLRKGGK
- a CDS encoding ABC transporter permease, producing MKGLIKLLSSNPKALFGLSIILVFIFGAIFAPVITEHAPNKRTGNPHEYPAFVVKAAQNNPDGWVATNLADSKRTLRMSKDADHVLGTTRMGRDVWSQVVYGARTSLAVGFGAGIMVCFLATIIGVSAGYFGGRVDDILSAAMNIMLVIPQMPLLFVIAAFIGEAGPTTIALVIGITSWAWGARVVRAQTLSIREKEFIKAAEVLGESSTRIIFVEILPNLISIVGASFIGSVMLAIMTEATLSFLGLGNPSTISWGIMLYNVQTSSSMLVGAWWELLVPCLALTFIAVGLALLNFAVDEIANPQLRSHKGMRRWKNLANKQAKAPAMTEAPQPALQGGDK
- a CDS encoding ABC transporter ATP-binding protein encodes the protein MTNPQISIRNLCVDYITDAGDVRAVNNVSFDIGKGEIFGLAGESGCGKSTVAMALMRLHKPPAFITGGEVIFDGQGDILKLSEPDMTAFRWSQISMVFQSAMNALNPVLTMEEQFCDVLMRHTNMSRKDAIRRAQGLLEIVDIHPDRLRDYPHQFSGGMRQRLVIAIALALNPKMIIMDEPTTALDVVVQREILQKIYALKEEFGFSILFITHDLSLMVEFSDRIGIMYSGELVEVAPSKEILEKPFHPYTEGLGSSFPPLTGPKTRLTGIPGNPLNLLEVPQGCRFQARCNKVHGACSSIPTQLRQLEPHRFSNCHLFNKSS
- a CDS encoding ABC transporter ATP-binding protein produces the protein MSKPLGSPIIEGKNLVKDFPVNSNSLKKSMMRAINDVSFKMYKSRGLSVVGESGSGKSTTAKMIAKMYAPTSGHIEYFGRDIAEIENHQDLMQYRQGVQMVWQDPFGSLNPTHTIFHHIARPLLIHNKVSKTNKKELEERVYSLLEQVGLIPPKETAAKYPHQLSGGQRQRVNLARNIAVGAEVVLADEPTSMLDVSIRAGVLNLMEEMKFEREMALLYITHDIATARYIAEDLAVMYVGHMVEWGDTEEIIHDPQHPYTQLLVSAVPDPSKSIHEKLKGNKGEIPLWTPESLGCPFAGRCTHATEQCRDKLPGITQLSDNHFVRCYLYEN